TATCCCATTTTCTGTCAGGCTTGAGCGGTGTGGTAGGTATGATTCCACTTTCCTTGGCCGCAGCGGTTATTCAAACCACAAAAATGGCTTCGCGCCTGCCATTTGTGATAGCAATGCTAGGGATGATGCTGATTGGGCTGATTCCCACTGTTGCCCATTTTTTGGCGGCTTTGCCTACTCCAGTGGCATATGCGGCGATGTTCATTTCCTATACGCAACTGCTGGGCTTCGGGTTGAAGGATTACGTGAATGTGAAGATGGACGAACGTACGATTATTATTGGGGGTAGCTCGCTATTGGTTGGGATCGGAGTTATGTTCGTACCGGCTGTAGCTTGGCAGAAACTTCCTGCATTAGCAAGCTTCTTATTCGGCAATGGCTTATTGCTCGGAGTTATTGTGTGTCTGGTCCTGGAACATATCGTTTTTAGAAAAAAGGAAGAAGATAGCGTAAAAAAAGACGGCCAGGCTGCATGACGGGCCGTCTTTTTTTCTTAGGCAGTAACAATAGAGGAGTGAGTCAGCTCGCCGCCGTTGATTTCCGTAAACATGCGACCAACTGAACCTACAATTTCTTCTTTTTTAGATTGTTCCATTTTTTCATGGAAAAAGATGACTTGGAGGAGCGTGCTGCTTTGTTCCGTTACACATGAGCGCTTGGAGTCGACAATGGGACTCCCAAATGCGCCGTTACCATCAGCGAGCAGCAATTTCCCTTCCATGTTGACTTCTCGTCCATTTAATCCTTCATAGACATCATCGGCGTGGCCAAGACGACAAGTGATATCACCCGTTAGATGATTAACGTCATAAATCCCAAAAGGAAGTGCGTGCAAAACAGAGAAAAAATTATTAACATCAACAGCGCTATTAATCCAGAAAAAAGGATTTCCCTGCAGCAGTCGACGCAGCAATGCTTCGGAGGAAGGGCGGTACCTAGACGGATCAATGCCAACTTGCTTAAAGCAAGCTCTCCACTCGCGGACGCCTTCGATTTCTGTCAGCTTTGCGGTGTCATGATCGAGCCGCAAGCTCTCCACATAATAATTGATACGTCCCTGCAGCATTTTGGGGGAGTCACTGACGGAAGCATTGCTGTATTGTAAAATGCCGAGAGAAAATTGCGGCAAACGCTCGGACACGGAAGAATCTAGCTGAACTTTCATCAATAGACACTCCTTATTAATTCTATTTTTGGTAGTATAACAAAAAAATTTTGTGGAAGCGACTAAGCTTCGATACAATAGAAGAGAACAGAGGAGGGAACCCCTGACGATGACAATGCGTGAGGTTGATATTTATACAGACGGAGCATGTTCCGGCAATCCAGGACCAGGTGGTTGGGGAGCTGTACTGATGTATGGCCAACACATCAAGGAAATGTCCGGTGCCGAACCACATACAACGAATAACAGAATGGAGCTGTTGGCGGCCATCAAGGCGCTCTCTACATTGAAGGAGCCTTGTAAGGTGACGCTGTACAGTGATAGTGCATACTTGGTCAACTGTTTCAAGCAAGGCTGGTATAAAGGCTGGCTGAAAAACGGCTGGAAAAACAGCAAAGGCCAGCAGGTGGAAAATCAGGACTTATGGAAAGAACTGTTGCAATTGATGGACACCCACAAGGTAGAGTATGTAAAAGTCAAAGGACACGCCGACAACAAATGGAACAACCGCTGCGACGAATTGGCGACAGGAGCGATTAGACAACTGTGAACGACTTGCTGTACTGGGAGCAGACAAAGCAGTCCATCATTGACTATGCCAAGGAAATCGGAATCGATAAGATCGGGTTTGCCAGTGCCGATCCATTCACGACCTTAAAGGAACGACTACTTGTACATCGGGAAAAGGGCTACGAATCTGGATTTGAAGAGCCAGATTTAGAAAAGAGGACGAACCCGGAACTGTTGTTGGACGGGGCACGCTCGCTGATTTCGATAGCATTGGCTTATCCATCCAAGCTCAAAAATCCACCAAAGTCAGAGCCTGGTGCGTATCGGGGAATCTTATGCCGTGCAGCATGGGGAACCGATTATCATCACGTTCTGCGCGACAAGCTGGACAAGCTGACGCGATTCATTATGGAGCTCGAGCCAGGGGCTCGGATCGAATCCATGGTAGACACGGGAGCATTGTCCGATCGTGCGGTAGCGGAGCGGGCCGGGATTGGGTTTGTAGGTAAAAACTGCGCCATCATAACGCCGGAGTTCGGATCATGGGTGTACTTGGGGGAGCTGGTAACGAATCTTCCGTTGCCAAGCGACCAACCAATCGAAGAAGGCTGTGGCGACTGCAATATATGTGTAGACGCTTGTCCGACCGGAGCCTTGATTCAGGGGGGGCAGCTTGACGCACAGCGATGTGTAGCTTATTTGACACAGGTGAAAGACTTTATTCCAGATGAATTCCGCGGAAAAATCGGGAATCGGCTGTACGGTTGCGACACTTGTCAGACGGTATGTCCTAAGAATCGGCGCATTGACAACGACCATCATGCTGAATTTCAGCCTGATCCGGAGATTGCCAAGCCTTTGTTGATTCCTCTGCTTCAGATGAGCAATAAGGAGTTCAAGGAGAAGTTTGGGCTATCCTCTTCATCTTGGAGAGGCAAAAAACCAATTCAACGTAATGCAATACTAGCGCTTGCACATTTCAAGGATCGGACAGCTATTCCTCATTTGGAGCGTCTATTGTTCGAAGACCCTCGTCCAGTCATCCGGGGAACTGCTGCATGGGCGCTTGGAAAAATCGGGGGAGAGCAGGCACAAGAAGCACTCATTACCGCAAAAGCAAAAGAGGCGTCACCAGAAGTGGTGGAAGAGATAGAAAAAGGCATAAGCATGCTTCGTGCACAGGGTTAGTTTGAACAAGAGAGGGAGGACGTTAAATGGCAAAGGAATTAGGCTATACCATGATGGATTCACCGATTGGACCATTGCTCTTGGCTTCAACAGAAGAAGGGCTGTGCTACATTCAGTTTGCCAATGAACAAGACGGATTGGCGCCGCTTGTGCGCTGGTGCAAAAAAACGTTCTTAGGGACTACCCCAACGCGTAACGATTCGATCAATGAGTCTGCAAAAATTCAGCTAGAAGAGTATTTTGCAGGCAAGCGCAAGTCGTTTGATGTTCCAACCGTATTGTACGGAACTCCCTTTCAAAAGGCTGTATGGAATGAGCTATCGAACATTCCCTATGGAGAAACTCGTTCTTACAAAGATATTGCCTTGGCAATTGGAGCGGCGAAAGCTGTTCGGGCCATTGGCGGTGCGAACAATCGCAATCCGATTCCTGTCATTATACCGTGCCATCGTGTCATTGGCTCGAATGGTGCCTTGGTCGGGTACGGCGGTGGCTTATCCATTAAAGAATATTTGCTGTCACTAGAAGAAGGACCACTTTTTGCTCACGCTTCTTCCTAATAAGCTGTCTGCTTGCTCGGACAGCTTTTCTTTTTCTTCTGAATGCTCCACGAGCGACATATTCTTCATTGAGATGAACAGTTCATGGGCTTTGTCGCAGTCTGGAGGCGGAAAGGAGGAGGGGAAAGTGGAGTGGCGTGAATTTCTTCAGCAATACTTTCAAGCAGTTCACCAGTCATCTATGGACGGAAAGTATGAGCGGCTGCTGTGTTTTTATTGCGCAGGAGAGGCAGGTGTGCAGGAAGAATGGGATCGACTGAAACGGGAGAAGCGGAGAGCTGAGGAGCGGGGAGCCAAATTATTGGCTGTCCAGGGACAAGTAATGCCCTTGTGTTGGATAGATACCGATGCCACCATGGAAATAACGGTTCAATGGCAAGAAAATAAAACGCTGGGGATCAAGCAAACCAAGTATACAGAGGTAAGCAAAAGGCTGTTCCAGCTCCAGTTGCTCAAAACGAATGAAAAGTGGTCGATCATCGGGGCAAGGGAGTCGAACGGTGATCAAAAATTGGTGGTCGAAGAAGAGGAGGAGCCTGTCATCGTTGTGTCAGGCGTCGAGGATGCCATTGACCAACTTATGCTGGTTGTGCATGGAGCGGGAGGCTACAAAGCTGCAAATGCAGTCGCGTATGCGGAACGTTACTGGAATACGACCAATCCGATATATCCTCGTTTTACGGATGACTGCACGAATTTTATCTCGCAATGTTTACATGCTGGCGGAATCCCTATGCTGATGTCGAAAGAGATGGGCAAGGGCTGGTGGATTCGCACGGGAAAAGGCGCCTCTTGGAGCTATAGCTGGACGGTGGCCCATAGCTTGTATTTACTCTTGAAATCGGGTGGACCACCTATGCGGGCGGTTACGAAAAGCTCCGCGGCGGAATTGGTACCAGGTGATATCATTTGTTATGATTTTAACGGGGATGGGCGTTTTCAGCACAATACGATTGTGGTCGCAAAAGACGCGAATCAAATGCCGCTAGTGAATGCCCATACGACAGATAGCAGCATGCGTTATTGGGCATATGAGGATTCCACAGCCTATACGCCCAAAATGCGCTATGCCTTCTTTCATATAAGAGGAGTCTAATTACCGCTTGCGATAAAGAGCTCTTCGCATAAAAGAGATGCTGCGAATCACCCAAATCATTGCTGCGAAAACGAGCATGTCTGAAAAGGTATGCGGTTCTCCTTTGATGGATTGGGTGTAAATCAAGCCATGGAACAAGACGATGACAAAAAGCCATGGATTGGCGAGATGAAGCCTTTTCCAACTGGAGCCACCCAGCCATTTTTCTGCGC
This genomic stretch from Brevibacillus brevis harbors:
- a CDS encoding B3/4 domain-containing protein, encoding MKVQLDSSVSERLPQFSLGILQYSNASVSDSPKMLQGRINYYVESLRLDHDTAKLTEIEGVREWRACFKQVGIDPSRYRPSSEALLRRLLQGNPFFWINSAVDVNNFFSVLHALPFGIYDVNHLTGDITCRLGHADDVYEGLNGREVNMEGKLLLADGNGAFGSPIVDSKRSCVTEQSSTLLQVIFFHEKMEQSKKEEIVGSVGRMFTEINGGELTHSSIVTA
- the rnhA gene encoding ribonuclease HI → MREVDIYTDGACSGNPGPGGWGAVLMYGQHIKEMSGAEPHTTNNRMELLAAIKALSTLKEPCKVTLYSDSAYLVNCFKQGWYKGWLKNGWKNSKGQQVENQDLWKELLQLMDTHKVEYVKVKGHADNKWNNRCDELATGAIRQL
- the queG gene encoding tRNA epoxyqueuosine(34) reductase QueG is translated as MNDLLYWEQTKQSIIDYAKEIGIDKIGFASADPFTTLKERLLVHREKGYESGFEEPDLEKRTNPELLLDGARSLISIALAYPSKLKNPPKSEPGAYRGILCRAAWGTDYHHVLRDKLDKLTRFIMELEPGARIESMVDTGALSDRAVAERAGIGFVGKNCAIITPEFGSWVYLGELVTNLPLPSDQPIEEGCGDCNICVDACPTGALIQGGQLDAQRCVAYLTQVKDFIPDEFRGKIGNRLYGCDTCQTVCPKNRRIDNDHHAEFQPDPEIAKPLLIPLLQMSNKEFKEKFGLSSSSWRGKKPIQRNAILALAHFKDRTAIPHLERLLFEDPRPVIRGTAAWALGKIGGEQAQEALITAKAKEASPEVVEEIEKGISMLRAQG
- a CDS encoding methylated-DNA--[protein]-cysteine S-methyltransferase, whose amino-acid sequence is MAKELGYTMMDSPIGPLLLASTEEGLCYIQFANEQDGLAPLVRWCKKTFLGTTPTRNDSINESAKIQLEEYFAGKRKSFDVPTVLYGTPFQKAVWNELSNIPYGETRSYKDIALAIGAAKAVRAIGGANNRNPIPVIIPCHRVIGSNGALVGYGGGLSIKEYLLSLEEGPLFAHASS
- a CDS encoding amidase domain-containing protein, with product MEWREFLQQYFQAVHQSSMDGKYERLLCFYCAGEAGVQEEWDRLKREKRRAEERGAKLLAVQGQVMPLCWIDTDATMEITVQWQENKTLGIKQTKYTEVSKRLFQLQLLKTNEKWSIIGARESNGDQKLVVEEEEEPVIVVSGVEDAIDQLMLVVHGAGGYKAANAVAYAERYWNTTNPIYPRFTDDCTNFISQCLHAGGIPMLMSKEMGKGWWIRTGKGASWSYSWTVAHSLYLLLKSGGPPMRAVTKSSAAELVPGDIICYDFNGDGRFQHNTIVVAKDANQMPLVNAHTTDSSMRYWAYEDSTAYTPKMRYAFFHIRGV